CGCCTGGGGGCTCATCAATGCCTGGCAGGCCTACTTTGGCCAACCCCTGATCACCACCGCGCGGGCGCATGGTTCGACGCTCGAAGCCTTCGCCCGCCAGTTGCTGGAGGTCGATCGCGGTGCCCGTCAGTCGCTGGCGCGTGCGCTCGACGGCGCCAGCCAGCCGATGCGCGCGCTGTCGCTGCAGCCGGCTGAACACGGCGGCGCGGCACTGCGTTTCGCCGCCAGTCACGAACCGCTGCTGAACGACCTCATCCGTCAGTTGCGCAGCGAACGGACCGATGCCGCCACAGTGACGCTGGCCACGCACGGCAGCCTCGAATCGCTGCTCGCGCTGGCCGCCCGCCGCTGCGAGATCGCCGGCTTCCATTGCCCGGTCGGCGAACTGGGACGCGACATCTGGGCGCTCTACCGCGCACAGCACGGTCTGCCGCGGCTGCGCCTGATCGGTTTCGCCCGCCGTCGGCAAGGCCTCATCCTGGCGCGCGGCAATCCGAAGAAGGTGAGCGGCCTGGCCGACCTGTCACGCACCGACCTGCGCTTCGTGCATCGCCAGCCGGGCGCCGGCACGCGACTCGCCTTCGATCTGCTGGCGCGCCGCGCCGGGCTGGACACGCGCGCGCTGAACGAGGGCGATGAAGAACACACGCACGCCGCGGTGGCGGCGCTGATCGCCAGCGACGAAGCCGATGCCGGACTCGGGCTGGAAGCCTTCGCCCATCGCCTCGGACTGGACTTCATCCCGCTGTTCGAAGAGATGTACTTCCTGGCGATGCGCGACGCGCCCGCCTCGCGCGACACGGTGCAGTCACTGTCGGTCCTGCTGCAGCAGCCGGACTGGCGCGCGCGCGCCGATGGGCTGAGCGGCTACTCGCTGGTCGAAGCCGGGGTCGAGTACGACCTCGCGGCTGCCGAGCGCCTGCTGTTCGGCGGCTGATATCCGCGGCGCCTGCGCCGGCCCTTGGTAGAATCGCGCCTCAGTCACCGGACCTTTACATGAAACGCACCCGATTCGCCCGCCGCGGCGGCCTCACCCAGGACGCCGCCCTGCTCACCCGGCTGGCCACCGGCCTGGCGCTGTCCGCCAGCCGCATCGAAGACCGCTACTGGGAAGTGCGGCTGACCGAACAGGTGAGCCGGCTGCTGGCCGACCGCAACGAAGACGCGCTGAACGCCGCGCTCGACCACCTGTGGCGCGAGGACGCGCCGGCCTATGACGAACTGGCCGATTTCATCGAAGCGGGCAGCGAATGCGGTCTGCCGGGCGACGCCAACAAGGACTGGGACGCCGTCGTGTTCGCAGCCCCCCTGCTCGCCTGGTCGCGCTTCTCGATCCCGGCCGGGCCGATTGCCGCGCCGCTGCTGGCCAGCCTCAAGGTTCAGCTGTGCGCGCACGCTTTCGGCACCCACACCAAGGTTGCGCTGGCCGACTATCTGTTCAGCCCGGACCAGCTGCCGCGCGGCTATGTCGAAACGCGCGACCTGGCCGACGACCTCGGCGAAGCCGTGCTCGCCGGGAATGATCTGAAGCTGGAGGCGGAAGCGATGGCGCAGACCACCACCTTCCTGTCGGACACCCGCTACCTGATCGGCATCGCCATCGTGCCGCGCGGTCAGGCGCTGTTCCGCTGGCAGGAGGACGACGGCCAGCGCGAACACGTGGTGAAACAGTGGCAGGCCCAGGGTGGCGCCGTCATCGGCACGCTGATGCAGGGCTGTGCCTTCGAACTGCTGCCGCCCAACGCCTACCACTCGGCCTGCCGTGAAGCCGATCGCGCGTCGCGCGCGTACTCGCTGCGCGCCTCGGTCGCCTTCCTCGAACAGACGCTGGCGGTGCCGGCGAGCGGCCTGCGCGCCATCATCGCGCCCTTCTACGACAAGCAGCTCGAGGAGTACCGCGTCGCCTTCACCACCTCCGACTCCAGCGACGTGGTGCACGGCGTCGTGTGGGCGCTGCTCGGTGCCGAGGACGAGGAAACCGACACCGTTGGCGAGATCGAAGGCGTGCTGCGCGAATGCGGTCTGACCGACACGCTGGTGCTCGACCACCGGATGC
The window above is part of the Methyloversatilis discipulorum genome. Proteins encoded here:
- a CDS encoding substrate-binding domain-containing protein, encoding MRVEWDFGPDAPVGIGRLLALLTAIEVSGSIAGAARATGLSYRNAWGLINAWQAYFGQPLITTARAHGSTLEAFARQLLEVDRGARQSLARALDGASQPMRALSLQPAEHGGAALRFAASHEPLLNDLIRQLRSERTDAATVTLATHGSLESLLALAARRCEIAGFHCPVGELGRDIWALYRAQHGLPRLRLIGFARRRQGLILARGNPKKVSGLADLSRTDLRFVHRQPGAGTRLAFDLLARRAGLDTRALNEGDEEHTHAAVAALIASDEADAGLGLEAFAHRLGLDFIPLFEEMYFLAMRDAPASRDTVQSLSVLLQQPDWRARADGLSGYSLVEAGVEYDLAAAERLLFGG
- a CDS encoding DUF2863 family protein encodes the protein MKRTRFARRGGLTQDAALLTRLATGLALSASRIEDRYWEVRLTEQVSRLLADRNEDALNAALDHLWREDAPAYDELADFIEAGSECGLPGDANKDWDAVVFAAPLLAWSRFSIPAGPIAAPLLASLKVQLCAHAFGTHTKVALADYLFSPDQLPRGYVETRDLADDLGEAVLAGNDLKLEAEAMAQTTTFLSDTRYLIGIAIVPRGQALFRWQEDDGQREHVVKQWQAQGGAVIGTLMQGCAFELLPPNAYHSACREADRASRAYSLRASVAFLEQTLAVPASGLRAIIAPFYDKQLEEYRVAFTTSDSSDVVHGVVWALLGAEDEETDTVGEIEGVLRECGLTDTLVLDHRMPMEYCDDCGAPMYPDPDGQPVHAELPESSDQPPAHLH